From Paenibacillus sp. FSL H8-0537:
CAGCGATTCTCTTCCCTTCAGCCTCATATGGCCCGGACGCTCCTTCAGCGTTGCCCATTGCTCGCTCCGCGGCTCGCGCAGTGTATGAAGATGAATGCTTATCGCATCCCTGTCAAAATGCTCAATCTCTGGCTCCGCCTCAAAACGATGCTCCGGGAGCGCTGGTGCGCTCACCTGAACCTCCGGCGAATGGCCTCCGCCGATAAGGCGCAGCCAGCCGTCCTCCGTCCAAGCGACCCTCTGAAGGGCGGTTTCCCGTCCAAGCGTGCAGCTTCCCGAAGGGCTGAGCGGCCGCGCGCACAGATGGGCAATATACAGCTGCCCCTCCTGCGTCTCGACTAGACTGACATGGCCCGCCTTTTGCAGCGCTAGCTCTGGGCGGTCCGCTGACGTAATGAGCGGCCCAGCCGGATCGGCCTCATAGGTGCCAAGCAGCGTTCGTGAACGAGCCACCGTCGCCGCATGGCCAAAGCGCGTGCCGCCCTCCGCGGTGATCATATAATAATAGCCGTCATGACGATAAATGTGAGGACCTTCCGTCAAACCAAGCGGCGTGCCGCCAAATATCGTTTGAATCGGTCCCGTTAGCGCCTTTAGCTCCTCGGAATACTGCTGAATGACGATGCCGCCGAACGGATTTTTCCCTTTACGGTGATCCCATGTTAAATTGACCAGCCATTTGGTGCCATCCTCATCATGGAACAGGGAAGGGTCAAAGCCGCTGCTGTTCAAATAAATCGGCTCTGACCAAGGCCCCATAATATCGGTTGTCGTAACGACATAGTTATGCGTGTCCTTGAACGGGCCCATATGGCTTTTTACATCGGTAAACACCAGATAGAAGATGCCGTTATAGTAGCTGAGGCACGGCGCCCATACTCCGCCGGAGTCGGAATTGCCGATCATATCGAGCTGGCTCGCCCGGGTAAGCGGGTGCGTGAGCACCCGCCAGTTTTTCAAATCGCGAGAATGATGAATTTGAACGCCGGGAAACCATTCGAAGGTCGAGGTCGCAATATAATAGTCGTCTCCGACACGAATGATCGAAGGATCGGGGTTGAAGCCCCGCAATATCGGATTGTTAATTACGTTAATCGCAAACGCCTCCTGTCTCACATGCTCTGACCGCTGTTACTTGATTTTCGCCAGCTCGTCTTTAACGCTGCTTGCATTTTGGCCGACGATCGCGCCGACCGAATTCAGGAACTGCTCGGCACGCTTCGCGTCCAGCGCTTGGTCATAGTAGCTGAAGAAGCCTTCCAAGCTGCTGCTGATGGAGCTATCGTAGGCAAACGCCAGCGGATTCATTTTTGCCTCTTCAAGTCCTGGGTTTTTCATTGGGCTGATGTTCGCGCCTTCATTAATTTCCTTCCGCTGCAGCGAGTCAGTAAGGAAACGAATCGCTTCATAAGCCGCTTCTTGGTTCGTCTTGGAAGAAATCGCCATGCCTGCGCCGAAGCCGCCTTGGTAAGTGTTAATGCCGCCTTGGCCGCCATCTACGGTCGGGAATGGCACGAAGCCTACTTTATCGGCAAAGTCGCCATCGAGGAAGGAGTTCATTGCCCATTCACCTTGCAGATACATGGCAGCTTTGCCGTTCGTAAACAGCGATTCCGCTGCTGCATAATCAAGACCAAGGAAACC
This genomic window contains:
- a CDS encoding glycoside hydrolase family 43 protein; protein product: MNVINNPILRGFNPDPSIIRVGDDYYIATSTFEWFPGVQIHHSRDLKNWRVLTHPLTRASQLDMIGNSDSGGVWAPCLSYYNGIFYLVFTDVKSHMGPFKDTHNYVVTTTDIMGPWSEPIYLNSSGFDPSLFHDEDGTKWLVNLTWDHRKGKNPFGGIVIQQYSEELKALTGPIQTIFGGTPLGLTEGPHIYRHDGYYYMITAEGGTRFGHAATVARSRTLLGTYEADPAGPLITSADRPELALQKAGHVSLVETQEGQLYIAHLCARPLSPSGSCTLGRETALQRVAWTEDGWLRLIGGGHSPEVQVSAPALPEHRFEAEPEIEHFDRDAISIHLHTLREPRSEQWATLKERPGHMRLKGRESLYSSHRQSLIARRQQSFTVDAETVVEFEPDTYQQLAGLVYYYNTKNYYYLWISRDEQLGKCLGIMSSDRSVYDEPLEQPISIDGAERCYLKAEVRHEALQFHYSLDGAAWQPIGPILDASKISDENAELVKDGIALDQGFTGAFIGICVQDLSGRGKYADFDYFKYSER